CCCACCACGAACAGGTAGGGCAGCGCGCCCGACGTGCTCTTGAAGAGCAGCAGCATGAACGCGCTGAGCAGGCTTCCGAAGAGGAAGTGGATGCCGTCCTCGCGCCAGCGCCAGACCTTCTGCAGGAACTTCGGCGGCTCGACGCCGTCCGGGTAGCGCTGCTCCAGCAGCAGCAGTCCCGTGAGGACCAGCAGGTAGCCGAAGTTCTGCGCCAGCGTCAGCGTGTCATCGATGCGGCTGATGGTGAGGACGTCGTAGATGAAGCCGCCGAAGAAGAAGACGGCCATCTCCCACTTCTCATGGCGGGCGCGGAACTGCTGCACCTTGTCCATGAGGGTGGGCGTCTTCGCCGTGTCGACCAGGTCGTCCGGGTCCACCACCACGCCCGGCGCCTGGGCCGGCAACACGGCGTCCGTCAGGGCGACGGCTGCGTGGTTCTCTGCGACGGGGACGCTCGCCTCGACGGCGGGGCCCGCGTTGGGCACCTCGGCGGAGGCTTCGTCCGGATTCTCGGGGGCGTTGTGACGGGTAGCGGTGACCACGGAGGTTCCTCGGGGCGGCGGCCTTCCATCCTAGCCGCAGCGAGGGGAATCGGTCTCCCCTCGCCCGTCACTCCCCGAGGCCCCGTCCTCCGCTAGGCCGGACTCTTGCCCGCGACCAGGTCGGCCAGCTCACCGCGCTCGGCCAGCTCCATCAGGATGTCGGAGCCGCCGACGAACTGCCCGTTGATGAAAATCTGGGGAATGGTGGGCCAGTTGGTGAAGTCCTTGATGCCCTGGCGAATCTCCGGATCCGCGAGCACGTCCACCGTGTGGACCTGCCCCAGGGGCTGCAGCAGCTGCAGCGCCCGCGCGGAGAAGCCGCACTGGGGGAAGAGGGCGTTGCCCTTCATGAAGAGCACAATCTTGTGCGACCGGGTCTCCTGCTCCAACCGGGCCTTGAGTTCAGGCGTCATGGGTACCGCTCCTTCTAGCGAGTCCCGAGCTTCTTCCACTGCTCGGGAGAATAGGTCTTTAGCGCGAGCGCATGCAGCTCGCCGCTCTTCAGCCACTGCTGGAGCGGCGCGTATACGAGCTGGTGCTGCTGCACCATGGCTTTCCCAGCGAAGTCGGGGCTCACCACCCGGGCCTCGTAGTGGTCTCCCGTCCCGGTGTAGTCCCGCACCTCTACCTCGGAGCCCGGCAGGGCCTCCAGGATGCGGGCCCGGATGAATTCGGCGTCGAGCATCAGTTCATTCCCCTTCCCATCACCAGCATGGCGGGGTCCACCCCCATGCCACGCAGCGTCGTATCCCACAATTTCGACGGCTCGTGGCCAAGCACCGCCTCCGCGGTGGCCTCGGTGAAGAGCCAGGAGCCGGCGGCAATCTCGCTCTCCAGCTGGCGCGGGCCCCAGCCCGCATACCCCAGGCAGAAGCGCAGGCGCGGGTTGGGATTGGTCAGGAGCGGGCCTAGCGCGTCCAGCGTCACGCTCAGGAACAGGCCAGGCAGCACCGAGTGCTTCTCGCGCTGCTCCGTGTCGTCGTGGAGGACGAAGCCCCGCTGGGGCTCCACCGGGCCGCCCAGGTAGACGGAATGTTCCTTCCGCCCGGCGGCGATGCCCAGGTTCTGCCCGCGCGCCAGCTCACCGAGCGTCAGGGGGGCCCCCCGGTTGATGACGAGCCCCATGGAGCCCGACTCCGAGTGCTCCAGCATCAAGACGACCGAGCGATAGAAATTCGGATCGCCGAGCTGGGGCATGGCCAGCAGCAAGCCGGGAGCGAGGTTCTTCACCCCAGGAGCATCAACCGTTCACGCGGATGGCGCAACCGGAACCCGCCCCGGCGCCCCTGGCCAGAGGGGGCATCAGTGCCAGCTCGTGTGCCTGGACTGGAGGGCCTCGGCCAGCCGCTGAGGATCCAGGGGTTTGCCGATGAAGAGGTCCGCGCCCAGGCCCTTGCACTTGCGCGCCATGGCCGCGTCGCTCAGGGCGCTGACGCCGATGAGGACGGACTGAGGGAAGCGCTCGCGCAGCCGCGACATCAGCGTGGCGCCGCTGCGACCGGGCAGGAAGACGTCGACGATGGCGGCGTCCATGCGCTTGTTGCGCACGGCGAATTCAGCCTCCTCGGCGCTGCCCACGGGCAGGGGCTCGTAGCCCCAGCCCGCCAGCATCTCCACGAGGATTTCGCGGTGGGACGGATCATCCTCGACGACGAGCACCGCGGCGCGCGCGGGCTCCAGCTTGAGCAAGTCCGTGCGCTCCTCGCGCTCGCGGGTGTCGAGTTCGGTGAAGGTGGCAAGCTCTTCGCTAGGCGTCAGGGACATGGAGGCACCAATGTGGGCAAAAGGTTTCCGTGTGTGGACAACCCCTCCCCCAACGTTGGGAATTCCACGCCACACCGGGGCCGGGGCCCCAACTCCAGCGCTCGTCAGGTCACCCGGCGGGGGGGCCCGGAAAGCGCCTGGGAGGCGAGCGAGGCACCGAGCACCAGCAGCACGAGCAGCGCCCAGGCGGGCAACACCACCCGGCCGCCGCCCTCGTAGATGAGGGCCGCGTAGCTGGTGCCCAGGTAGCGGCCCAGGGACATGGGCTCCATCCGGGCGATGCCGAAGAAGCTCACGGTGGACTCGGTGAGGATGGCGGCGGGAAGCCGCGACAGGAACACCGCGAGCGCGAAGGGCCGAAGCGCGGGCCACAGGTGGACGCGCAGCAGATGCAGGCCGCCTCCACCGAGCGCCCGGGACGCGGCCACGTACTCCTGGGATTCGAGCGTCGCCAGGCGGTTGCGGAACATGCGCGCGGGCCCCGCCCAGCCCACCAGGGCCAGCGAGACGACCATCAGGCCGAAGGGGCCCAGGCCGCCGCCCGCTCCCGCGTCGGAGAGCGACTGCCCCGCGAGTTGGAGCACCATCACCACCAGCACGTCCGGCAGGGCGAAGACGGCGTCCACGGCGCGCAGCAGCGTCTGCTCCACCGCGCCGCCGGACAGCCGCGCCACGGCGGCCACGGCGAGCCCGATGAACGTGGAGAGCGCGCCCGCAGCGAGCCCCACAGCGAGGGAGACCCAGAGCCCGCCAAAGGCGAGTTCGCAGACGGTGCGGTCCGGGCGCGTGGGGTCCATGCCCAGCGGACAGGTGCTGGACAGGGCCTCCGGGAAGAGCCGCCCCGCCACGAGGCTGAGCAGGCCCAGGCCCACGAGGAGCACCAGGCCGACGCGGGCGCGCACGGGAACGCGGCTCATGCCGAGGCCTCCCGGGAGCGCGGGTCCACGGCGTAGCGCAGCACCTCCACCGCGAGGCTCACGATGACGAGCAGGGCCGCGAAGGTGGTGGTGGCGACGACGACGACGGCCACCTGCTTGTTGAGCACGGCGAGGACGTAGAGCTGGCCGAAGTACGGCAGGCCCAGGACGCGCTCCGCGGCGAAGGAACCGGCGAGCAGCGACGTGGCCACCGGCCCCACGGCGTCCAGCATCGCGGGCCACACGTTGGGCAGGACGTGACGGCGCAGCACGGCGGCGCGCGACAGGCCCTTGCCCAGCGCGGTGCGTACGTAGTCGCGCGACAGCTCCGCCTCCAGCGAGTCGCCCACGAGCGTGCCCAGGAAGATGCCGGGCCAGATGGACGTTACCAGCGCCGCGCACAGCTCCGGCAGCAGGTGTCCACGCTCCACCACGCCAGGCGCGAGCAGCAGCGCGGGGATGAAGACGGGCGTGCCGAACGCCACGGCGGGCACCACGTCACCGAGCGCGGCCCACGGGCCCTTCCTCCACCGGGTCCGAAGCAAGGCAAAGCCCAGGGCCCACGTGAGCGAGAGTGGCAGCGCCATCAAGCCCACGCCTACGCTGCCAGACAGCTTCGTCAGCAGCTCATCGCCGGTGATGCCCTGGGCGCTCGTGCCCAGACGCTCGCCGCGAAAGAGCTTCTCCCACGGGCGGAGGAAGCCCAGCGGCTCGCCGATGCCCAAGTCCCTCCGGTACGAGGCCGCGAGCTCACGCGACACCTGCCGCTTCGCGTCCGTCTCCGTGGTCAGCGGAAGCGAGGCCATGAGGAAGTACGACGCCACGGCCACGACAGGCACCAGAACCACCTGCCGCAACAGTCGCTGGGCGATGGCCCTCATGGCCCGCCTCTTGAGTGCAGAACGACGCCATGAGCCACTCGCGAAGCACGCATGTGCCCAAAGCCGCCATGAATACCGCTGTCGCTCACGGCGACTCCCCCGCCCAAGGCGCATCCGACGCCGCCCCCAAGCGAAGCGCGCGCAGCGCCAGGAAGTTGAAGGGGTCCACGTCCAGCCCGCGAAGCCGCGAGCGCGCGCGGTAATAACGGTCCGGGTGGTACAGGGGCGCAATCACGGCCTGTTCCCCCACGAGCACCTCCTGCGCCTGGACATATGACGCTTGCGCAGTCGCCGCATCCGGCGCGCTGTCCCCCGCCTCCAGCAGCCGCTCGAAGCGCGCCAGGGGCTCGCCGCCCGCCTGCGTCTCCCACCCTGTCTGGTGGTTGCCCTCACGCTCGAACAGCGTGAAGAACGTATTCGGGTGCGCGTAGTCCGCCCCCAGGCGCCTCAGGTACAAGTCATACGTGCGAGGCCCCTGCGCGGAGCGCCGGGCAATCTCCGCCGAGAAATCCGAGCGCGCCTCCAGCACCACCCGCACCCCCACGCGCGCGAGCTGCGCGGCCACCCGCTCCGCGATGGCCACCTCGGGAACGAATCCATCCCCCGACCGGTAGACGAGCCGCAACGGCCGCTCGACACCCGCCAGCTCCGCCCGAGCCTGCTCCGGCGCATAGCGCGGCAGCCGCGCGGCCTGCTCCGGCGTCGCGGCCCCTGGCAGCTCCGGCGGAAGCAACACATGAGACGGCCGCGCCGCGGGCAGCAGTCCCGCCAGCAGCGCCTCGCGGTCCAGCGCCCGGGACAGCGCGCGCCGCACCTCGGGCCTGTCCAGCGGCGCCTTCTCCGTGTTGAAGGCCAGGAAGTACGTGGACAGCAACGGCTCGCGGCGCAAGTCGTCCGGCCGGTGGATGCGCAGCGCCGCGGCGCTGTCCACGAAGACGAAGTCCACCCGCTCCCGCTCGTACAGCGCCGGACCGATTTCCGACTTCATCAGCGTGATGACCGGAACGGGCGTCTCCCCTTCTGCCATCCGCGGCGGAAAGGCCGAAGCCGGGTTGTGGACCAGCCGCACCCGCTCCCCCGCGCGGTCCCACCGCTCGACGCGGTAGGGCCCCAGCGCCAGGGGGCGGCCATCGCGCGGACGGTCGAAGTAGTCCCGAACCTCCTCATCCGACTTCCCCTCGAGGTCCGCCGAGGGCGCCGGATAGAACAGGTACACATTGGCCACGCGCGCCAGGAAGTAGCTGCGCGGCCGAGCCAGCGTCACCCGAACCGTGTGCGCGTCCACAGCCTCCACGCCCACGCGCTCCAACGCGGCGCGAACCTCGGCCTCCGGCGCGCCTCGCTCCTGGAGCGCCAGCGCCTCGGAGGCCCCCTCCAGGTCCGCCATCTCCCCGCGCTCGCGGCCCTGCAGCGCGCGCCGCCAGCCCACGACGAAGTCACGCGCCACCAGTGGTGCCCCATTCGACCAGCGAACATCCCGCCGCAGGTGGAACGTGTAGACATCCCGCCCCTGCCCGTCCGTGACGCGCTCCCACCGCTCGGCCAGCCCCGGCTCCACGCCGTGGTCCGGCCCCAACTGCGTGAGCCCGCGCTGGGTGGCCAGCATCACCGGGTAGTTCGCCCAGCTGTCCGGGTCCGAGTGGCTCCAATCCAGCGTGGTGGGCATGGCCGGCACCACCACCTTCACGCCGGGCTCCGGCTGGAAGCCGCACGGTCCACACGACGCGGCCCACACGGCCAGCAGGTACCACCACCACCGGAGTCGAGCGCGCGGAGCCACCAAGGCCCCTTCTACCCCGAAGGTCCAGGCGCCAGAAAAGGAGAAGCCAGGAACCCGGCGACCTTGGTCGTCCGGCGTCCTGGCTTCCCTTCAGCTCGGCCCGACAGGCGCGGCGGCCCACCGGGTGCTGTCTGTCTCCGCTAGGCCGGGGCCACGGCCGGCGAGGCCGGCAGCTCCGTGGTGCCACCCAGCTTGCCGCCGTCCGTCGTCGGCTTGCGGCCGAACTCCTCCGGCTTCTCCAGCACCAGCGCCTCGCGCAGCACGTCGTCCACGAACTCCACCGGGACGATGCGCAGCTGCTTGCGAATCTTCAGCGGGATGTCCTTCAGGTCCTTCTTGTTCGCCTTCGGGATGAGGACCGTCTTGATGCCCGCCCGGTGCGCGGCCAGCGTCTTCTCCTTCAAGCCGCCAATGGGGAGCACCCGCCCACGCAGGGTGATTTCACCCGTCATCGCCACGTCGCGGCGGATGAGCACGCGGGTGAGCGCGCTCACCAGTGCGGTGCAGATGGTGACGCCGGCGGACGGACCGTCCTTCGGAATCGCGCCCTCCGGCAAGTGGACGTGGATGTCGTAGTTCTCGAACACCTTGCGGTCGATGCCGAAGCGCTCGGCGCGGCTGCGCACGTAGGACATGGCCGCCTGCGCGGACTCCTGCATCACCTCACCCAGCTTGCCAGTGATGATGAGCTTGCCCTTGCCCGGCATGATGGTGGCCTCGGTGGTGAGGATTTCACCGCCCAGCTCCGTCCACGCCAGGCCCGTGACGATGCCCACCTGATCCTCGGCCTCCGCCATGCCGTAACGGTAGCGGGGCGTGCCCAGGAACTTCATGGCCATCTTCCGGTCCACGTCGATGTCCCGCTTGCCGTTCTTCAGCACGTCGCGGGCAATCTTGCGGAACACGCCGCCAATCTCACGCTCGAGCGAGCGCACGCCCGACTCCCGCGTGTAGCGGTGGATGATGGTCCGCAGCGCCGGGTCGGAGATGTCCACCTTGAGGTCCGACAGCCCGTTGGCCTCCTGCTCCTTCGGGATGAGGTATCGGCGGGCGATGGAGAGCTTCTCCGGCTCCGTGTACCCCGCGATGCGAATCACTTCCATGCGGTCCTGCAGCGGACCGGGGATGTTGTGCATCGTGTTCGCGGTGCAGATGAACATCACCTTGGACAGGTCGTAGTCGAGGTCCAGGTAGTGGTCGTTGAAGGTGTGGTTCTGCTCGGGGTCCAGCACCTCCAGCAGCGCCGCGCTCGGATCGCCACGGAAGTCCGTGGACATCTTGTCGATTTCATCGAGCAGGAAGACGGGGTTGTTGCTGCCCGCCTTCTTCAGCGACTGGATGAGCTTGCCCGGCATCGCGCCGATGTACGTGCGCCGGTGGCCACGAATCTCCGCCTCGTCACGAACGCCGCCCAGCGACAGGCGCACGAACTTGCGGCCGGTGGCCCGAGCAATGGAGCGCGCCAGCGACGTCTTGCCGACGCCCGGAGGACCGACGAAGCACAGCACGGGGCCCTTGAGCTTCTTCACCAGTTGCTGCACGGCCAGGTACTCGAGGATGCGCTCCTTCGGCTTCTTCAAGCCGTAGTGGTCCTCGTTGAGCACCGTCTCCGCCTCAGTGACGTCCAGACGGTCCTGCGTCTCGTCGTACCAGGGGAGGCTGATGATCCAGTCGATGTAGTTGCGGACGACGGTGGCCTCGGCGCTCATCGGGCTCATCATCCGGAGCTTCTTCAGCTCCTTCTTGACCTTGAGCGTGGCCTCCTTGCTCATCCGCTTGTTCTTCAGCTTCTCTTCAATCTCCTGAATCTCGTTCTTGAACTCGTCGCGCTCACCCAGCTCCTTCTGAATGGCCTGCATCTGCTCATTCAGGTAGTACTCCTTCTGGGTCTTCTCCATCTGCTTCTTGACGCGCGTGCGGATCTTCTTCTCCACCTGGAGAATCTCGATCTCACCCTGCATCAGCTCGTAGAGCTTCTCCAGGCGCTTGGCCGGGGACTCCGTCTCGAGCAGGGCCTGCTTGTCGTTCAGCTTCAGGGAGAGGTGCGCGACGATGGTGTCGGCCAGCCGCGCCGGGTCGTCGATGCTGGCCACCTGCATCAGCATCTCAGGCGGGATGCGCTTGTTGAGCTTGACGAAGGCCTCGAAGACGGAGTGGACGCTGCGAACGAGCGCCTCCAGCTCCACCGTCTTCTCCGTCTGCTCCTCCACCTCCTCCACCTCGACCATGAAGAAGGCGTCGTTGGGGTGGAACTTCTTCACCTTGGCGCGGCGCACGCCTTCCACCAGCACCTTCACCGTGCCGTCGGGCAGCGGGAGGAGCTGGATGACGTGGCCCAGCGTACCGAAGTGAAAGATGTCGTCGGGGGTAGGGTCGTTCGTCTTGGCCTTCTTCTGCGCGGCCAGCAGGATGACGGCCTTGTCGTCCGGCCCCTTGTGCGCCATCGCGTCCTTCAACGCCGCGATGGACTTCTCCCGGCCGACGAACAACGGCACCACCATGTGCGGGAACACGATGATGTCCCGAAGGGGCAAGAGCGGGACCGTCAAACCCCGCTTCTGGGCTTCCTTCTTGTCGTCACGTCCGAAGAACATGTATCCGCCACCTGCGGGCCCTCGGAGTTGCAGGCCCCTAGAAGAGTTGCCCGTCTGCTCGCTCGCCGAGCATTCGTACGGGATGCAGCAGTTCTATAACACGGCGTTTCGCGGCGCCGTTCCCCGGCTCAAGATTGGGGAACGGCGTCTTGCCATCAAGGGAACACCCGAGGCTCCCTCGGGCGTCCGCTTGGGGTGTCAGCGGCCCTGCGCCGCCACCCCACCCTGTGCCCCCTGGACATCCAGGACTTGGAACAGGAACGAATACAGGTCCACGCTGGACTCAATGGCCTTGGCCACCTGATCCGCGCCACCGTGGCCCGCGTTGGCCTCGATGCGCAGCAGGGCCGTCGCCGGGTTTCCGGGCGAGTTCTGCACCGCCGCCACGAACTTGCGGGCGTGCATGGGGTCCACCCGGTCGTCGTGGTCCGCCGCCATCATCAGCAGCGCGGGGTAGCGCACGTCCGGCCGCACGTGGTGGTAGGGCGAGTAGGCGTGCAGCGTCTTGAAGTCCTCGGGCTTCTCCGCCGTGCCGTACTCCGGAATCCAGGTCCGGCCGCTGCCGAAGAGGTGGTAGCGCACCATGTCCAGCAGGGGCACCGCGCACACCACCGCGCCGTACAGCTCCGGCCGCTGCGTCATGGCCGCGCCCACCAGCAGGCCGCCGTTGCTGCCGCCGTAGATGGCCAGCCGCTTGGGCTGCGTGTACTTCTGCTGGACCAAGTACTCGGCCGCCGCGTGGAAGTCGTCGAAGACGTTCTGCTTCTTGTCCAGGCGGCCGGCGTCGTGCCAGGCCTTGCCGTACTCGCCGCCGCCGCGCAGGTTGGCCACCGCGTACACGCCGCCCGCGTCCAGCCAGGGCAGGATGCTCGAGCGGAAGTTGGCCTCCATGTTCACGTTGAAGCCGCCGTAGCCGTAGAGCAGCGTGGGCGCGTTGCCGTCACGCTTCAGGTCCTTGCGGTGCACCACGAACATGGGCACCTTCGTCCCGTCCTTGGACGCGTAGAAGACCTGCTCGACCTGGTACTGCTCCGGGTTCATGGGCACGTCCACCTTGGCCCAGAGCTCAGACTTCCCGGTGCTGACGGACGTCTTGTAGATTTGACGGGGCGTGGTGAAGGACGTGAAGACGTAGTAGGCGTCATCCAGGTCCTCCAGCCCCATCAGGTTGGACGCCGCGCCCACGCCCGGCAGCTGCACCGTGCGCACCGGCTTGCCCTTCAGCGTGGCCACGCGCACCTCGGACGTCGCGTCCTTGAGGTACTCCAGCGACAGGTGCCCGCCGACGATGCTGACGGACAGCAGGGACGCGGACGAGTCCTCGGGGACAATCTCCTTCCACGACGCGCGGGCCGGCTTCGCCGGATCCACCTCGAAGACGCGCTGGCGCGGGGCGCCCTCGTCGGTGAGGACGTAGAAGCGGTCCTTCCAGGCGTGCACCTCGTACTTGGCGCCCACGCCCTTCACCAGCAGGCGGAAGTCCTTCTCACCCGGCCGCTTCCAGTAGACGTCGTTCTCGCTCCAGCCGCGGAGGATGTAGACGAACAGGTACTTGCCGTCGCGGCTCAGGTCGCTCTGGAGGAACGTCGTCGGGTCGCCGGTGCGCTCGTGCACCACGGTGTCCTTCGACGGCTCCGTGCCCAGCGTGTGGTAGCGGATGGTGGTGTAGCCGGGGCGCTCGTCCACCTTGATGGACGGGTCCGTGGGCAGCCACTCGTAATAGAAGCCCTTGCTGTCGGGCGTCCACTTGGGCGTGGCGTACTTGCCGCCCTCGATGACGTCCACCTTGGACCACTCGCCAGAGTCCACGTCGATGACGTGCAGCACCGCCTCATCCGCGGCGTTGGGCTTCTGGGCGAAGGCCACCTTCTTGCCGTCCCAGGACACGGCCCACGTCCCCAGGGACACGGTGCCGTCCTTGCTCCAGCCGTTCGGATCCAACAGCACCTTCTCCTGCCCGCTCTCCCCCTGGCGCCAGTAGAGGATGGCCTTCTCCTTGTCCTTGTGGGTGCGGACGTAGAAGAAGCGCCCGTTGCGGCGCGACGGGGTGGAGACGGAGTCGGTGTAGAACAGCTCCTTGAAGCGCGCGGCCAGGGCCTCACGGCCGGGGAACTTCGCCAGCGCTTCGCGGGCGTGCGCGTTCTGCGCCGTCATCCACGTCTGGACCTCGGGGGCCTTCTCGTCCTCGAGCCAGCGATACGGGTCCGCTACCTGGACGCCGTGCAACGTGTCGACAACCTGCTCCGCCCGGGTCGCCGGGTAGGACATGCGGGGAGACTCCTCGGATACGGGGGCCGCGGAGGCTGCCGCGGGCAGCTCATCACGCGCGGCCTCCTTCTGGGAGGCACACGCCGCGAGCGACATCAAGGCGGGAACGAGCAGCTTTCTCATGGGCCCAGCACATACAGAAAGGCCCCCGGCCGTCCCACAAAAAGTGTGGCGGGGCCAACGCAAGCCCGGCCCCTCCCCTGACGAAAGAGGCGCGCCCGGACCACACCGGGTGGTTCCGTGACGCGCCCCGTCAACCAGACAACACCGGGCCCCTACGGGCCCTGGCGTCAGGCGGATTCCTTCTTCGGCTCCGCGGCTTCCTTCTCCGGCTGGGCGTGCAGCACCACCGGCTCGCTCTTCTTGAGAATCACTTCCTCGGAGATGAGCACCTCGCGGGCCGTCTTGCGGGACGGGATTTCGTACATCACGTCCAGCATGGCCGACTCCAGGATGGAGCGCAGGCCACGGGCGCCCGCCTTGCGGCGGATGGCCTCGTTGGCAATGGCCTTGAGGGCGCCGTCGGTGAACTTCAGCGTCACGCCGTCCAGTTCGAAGAGCTTGCGGTACTGCTTGGTGAGCGCGTTCTTCGGCTGGTTGAGGATGTTGATGAGGGCAGCCTCATCCAGTTCCTCCAGCGCGGTGATGATGGGCAGGCGGCCGATGAACTCCGGAATCATGCCGAACTTCAGCAGGTCCTCCGGCTCCACGTGCTTGAGCAGCTCCGTGAGGCTGCGTTGCTTCTTGGACTGCACGTCCGCGCCAAAGCCCAGGCTGCGACCGCCCATGCGCCGCTCAATCACCTGGTCCAGCCCGCCGAAGGCGCCGCCGCAGATGAAGAGGATGTTGGTGGTGTCCACCTGCAGGAACTCCTGCTGCGGGTGCTTGCGGCCACCCTTGGGCGGAACATTGGCCACCGTGCCTTCGATGAGCTTGAGCAGCGCCTGCTGAACGCCCTCGCCGCTGACGTCGCGGGTGATGGAGGGGTTCTCCGACTTGCGTGCAATCTTGTCGATTTCGTCGATGTAGACGATGCCGCGCTGGGCCCGCTCGATGTCGTGGTCGGCGGCCTGCAGCAGGTTGACGATGATGTTCTCCACGTCCTCGCCCACGTAGCCGGCCTCGGTGAGGCACGTCGCGTCGGCGATGGTGAAGGGCACGTTGAGGATGCGCGCCAGCGTCTGCGCCAGCAACGTCTTGCCGCTACCGGTAGGCCCCAGGAGAAGGATGTTGCTCTTCTGGAGCTCCACGTCCTCCATCGCGACCTTGGACTCGATGCGCTTGTAGTGGTTGTGCACGGCGACGGAGAGCGTCTTCTTCGCCCGCTCCTGCCCAATCACGTACTCGTCCAGGACCGCCTTGATTTCGGAGGGCCGGGGGATGCGCAGCTTCGTGTCCTTCGTCTCCTCGCGGTCGATCTCCTCCGCGATGATGTCGTTGCACAGCCCGATGCACTCGTCGCAGATGTAGACCGTCGGCCCCGCGATGAGCTTCTTGACCTCCTTCTGTGACTTTCCACAGAAGGAGCAGCAGAGGGTCTGGTTGTCTCGCTTCTCCACGTTCTTGCCCGCCATTTCGTCCCTCGCTGCGCCTGAAAGGCCCCCGCCCCCGAACTCCACCCCGTTCCTGGCTCGGACCAATCTAGTCAGCCCCCGTCCGGAACGTCCACGCGCCTTCCGGGTACTTAACAGGACCTGTGCCGTGACGCAGAAAGCAGAAAGCCGGAGTCGCGGGGGCGCATTCCCGCGGCTCCGGCTGCCGGCCGAGGCCCCGAAGCCTCGGCAATCCGCCTACTTCTTCTCTTCCTTACCCAGTCCCACGACCTTCCGGGGATTCTGGATCTCATCGATGATGCCGTAGGCCTTTGCCTCGGACGCGCCCATGAAGTAGTCGCGGTCCGTGTCCTTCTCGACACGCTCGATGGACTGTCCGGTGTGCTTGACGATGAGCTCGTTGAGCTTCGCCTTCATCCGGAGGATTTCCTTCGCCTGGATTTCAATGTCCGTTGCCTGACCGCGCACACCACCCAGAGGCTGGTGAATCATGATGCGACTGGACGGCAGGGCGTAACGCTTGCCCTTGGCACCGGCGAGCAGGAGGACGGCCCCCATGGAGGCCGCCTGCCCGACGCAGATGGTGGACACCGGACACTTCACGTACTGCATGGTGTCGTAGATGGCGAGGCCCGCCGTCACCGAGCCACC
This Myxococcus xanthus DNA region includes the following protein-coding sequences:
- a CDS encoding ABC transporter permease subunit, translated to MRAIAQRLLRQVVLVPVVAVASYFLMASLPLTTETDAKRQVSRELAASYRRDLGIGEPLGFLRPWEKLFRGERLGTSAQGITGDELLTKLSGSVGVGLMALPLSLTWALGFALLRTRWRKGPWAALGDVVPAVAFGTPVFIPALLLAPGVVERGHLLPELCAALVTSIWPGIFLGTLVGDSLEAELSRDYVRTALGKGLSRAAVLRRHVLPNVWPAMLDAVGPVATSLLAGSFAAERVLGLPYFGQLYVLAVLNKQVAVVVVATTTFAALLVIVSLAVEVLRYAVDPRSREASA
- a CDS encoding YqgE/AlgH family protein, with translation MKNLAPGLLLAMPQLGDPNFYRSVVLMLEHSESGSMGLVINRGAPLTLGELARGQNLGIAAGRKEHSVYLGGPVEPQRGFVLHDDTEQREKHSVLPGLFLSVTLDALGPLLTNPNPRLRFCLGYAGWGPRQLESEIAAGSWLFTEATAEAVLGHEPSKLWDTTLRGMGVDPAMLVMGRGMN
- a CDS encoding response regulator, producing the protein MSLTPSEELATFTELDTREREERTDLLKLEPARAAVLVVEDDPSHREILVEMLAGWGYEPLPVGSAEEAEFAVRNKRMDAAIVDVFLPGRSGATLMSRLRERFPQSVLIGVSALSDAAMARKCKGLGADLFIGKPLDPQRLAEALQSRHTSWH
- a CDS encoding BolA family protein, which codes for MLDAEFIRARILEALPGSEVEVRDYTGTGDHYEARVVSPDFAGKAMVQQHQLVYAPLQQWLKSGELHALALKTYSPEQWKKLGTR
- a CDS encoding peptide ABC transporter substrate-binding protein; translated protein: MVAPRARLRWWWYLLAVWAASCGPCGFQPEPGVKVVVPAMPTTLDWSHSDPDSWANYPVMLATQRGLTQLGPDHGVEPGLAERWERVTDGQGRDVYTFHLRRDVRWSNGAPLVARDFVVGWRRALQGRERGEMADLEGASEALALQERGAPEAEVRAALERVGVEAVDAHTVRVTLARPRSYFLARVANVYLFYPAPSADLEGKSDEEVRDYFDRPRDGRPLALGPYRVERWDRAGERVRLVHNPASAFPPRMAEGETPVPVITLMKSEIGPALYERERVDFVFVDSAAALRIHRPDDLRREPLLSTYFLAFNTEKAPLDRPEVRRALSRALDREALLAGLLPAARPSHVLLPPELPGAATPEQAARLPRYAPEQARAELAGVERPLRLVYRSGDGFVPEVAIAERVAAQLARVGVRVVLEARSDFSAEIARRSAQGPRTYDLYLRRLGADYAHPNTFFTLFEREGNHQTGWETQAGGEPLARFERLLEAGDSAPDAATAQASYVQAQEVLVGEQAVIAPLYHPDRYYRARSRLRGLDVDPFNFLALRALRLGAASDAPWAGESP
- a CDS encoding ABC transporter permease subunit, which translates into the protein MSRVPVRARVGLVLLVGLGLLSLVAGRLFPEALSSTCPLGMDPTRPDRTVCELAFGGLWVSLAVGLAAGALSTFIGLAVAAVARLSGGAVEQTLLRAVDAVFALPDVLVVMVLQLAGQSLSDAGAGGGLGPFGLMVVSLALVGWAGPARMFRNRLATLESQEYVAASRALGGGGLHLLRVHLWPALRPFALAVFLSRLPAAILTESTVSFFGIARMEPMSLGRYLGTSYAALIYEGGGRVVLPAWALLVLLVLGASLASQALSGPPRRVT
- the grxD gene encoding Grx4 family monothiol glutaredoxin, translating into MTPELKARLEQETRSHKIVLFMKGNALFPQCGFSARALQLLQPLGQVHTVDVLADPEIRQGIKDFTNWPTIPQIFINGQFVGGSDILMELAERGELADLVAGKSPA
- the lon gene encoding endopeptidase La, with the translated sequence MFFGRDDKKEAQKRGLTVPLLPLRDIIVFPHMVVPLFVGREKSIAALKDAMAHKGPDDKAVILLAAQKKAKTNDPTPDDIFHFGTLGHVIQLLPLPDGTVKVLVEGVRRAKVKKFHPNDAFFMVEVEEVEEQTEKTVELEALVRSVHSVFEAFVKLNKRIPPEMLMQVASIDDPARLADTIVAHLSLKLNDKQALLETESPAKRLEKLYELMQGEIEILQVEKKIRTRVKKQMEKTQKEYYLNEQMQAIQKELGERDEFKNEIQEIEEKLKNKRMSKEATLKVKKELKKLRMMSPMSAEATVVRNYIDWIISLPWYDETQDRLDVTEAETVLNEDHYGLKKPKERILEYLAVQQLVKKLKGPVLCFVGPPGVGKTSLARSIARATGRKFVRLSLGGVRDEAEIRGHRRTYIGAMPGKLIQSLKKAGSNNPVFLLDEIDKMSTDFRGDPSAALLEVLDPEQNHTFNDHYLDLDYDLSKVMFICTANTMHNIPGPLQDRMEVIRIAGYTEPEKLSIARRYLIPKEQEANGLSDLKVDISDPALRTIIHRYTRESGVRSLEREIGGVFRKIARDVLKNGKRDIDVDRKMAMKFLGTPRYRYGMAEAEDQVGIVTGLAWTELGGEILTTEATIMPGKGKLIITGKLGEVMQESAQAAMSYVRSRAERFGIDRKVFENYDIHVHLPEGAIPKDGPSAGVTICTALVSALTRVLIRRDVAMTGEITLRGRVLPIGGLKEKTLAAHRAGIKTVLIPKANKKDLKDIPLKIRKQLRIVPVEFVDDVLREALVLEKPEEFGRKPTTDGGKLGGTTELPASPAVAPA